In Brachypodium distachyon strain Bd21 chromosome 2, Brachypodium_distachyon_v3.0, whole genome shotgun sequence, one genomic interval encodes:
- the LOC100824278 gene encoding uncharacterized protein LOC100824278 yields the protein MEEPQMQSTKELLTQVAGPVASAALAVLLVALSTYGRRCRHPVLRLILWGASTAFIPLTSTVISSLLSRRDALKDSLCKTKEQCPEVASGKGSPEVQTMWTLILWTLLILIIKGNADTAAATSAATSVSPSSSDTGVDGQNVRTPVELVVTYVILGGLIVLCFPEAGWLGVTGKGIFLVLCVLGFAKFVLKVAVFFMARGSYAVGKNARLVSGYMAQLVEDGAEEGYGHVPPYLVTGESKEHVEEKPHGFRVKGEALKDKLSSLVTLSRVWQLSDHGGGLLAKRRELRDLCLSFALFKNLRRRLSGYPLAEEGSSNALDFVLRGMDSSSAVAADGSKGNAADADRVFRVLVDELWFASDFYYSPLPLCSFRGWCAVLNYILSVLVVAVAIGVGWVFTVHRVIVFTEAPEVPGKPNLPVPTPAQQAYFVITWFLLLATVLTETWEIIVGLCSNWTKMALLGDYITREYSPSGQKALEAVLRFRPASRWSDKIGQNSVLEPRRFGRRSGLFSEKFYGRAGLMRSVQISAAAKDAVLRSVKSSYGGMNKGISTGARRVGLGGKVDWAWPRPSNSLAEKGSSALGSSSTTEHILACHIGTRLFEMRYSHVAGAAAAADMAAASQLSFYCAYLVAAEPGLLPDNTAWTEKRYEEVAEGVKAALGKDDGGPTSESTAQRYGRYLKELKRSRDEVLWRGADLGKSLVEAYEEDEAAAWRFLADFWSEMVVFVAPSENVKGHVEALGRGGEFLTLVWALLLHAGVTDRPQAPHSIP from the coding sequence ATGGAGGAGCCACAAATGCAATCCACAAAAGAACTTCTCACCCAGGTTGCCGGGCCGGTGGCATCCGCGGCGCTGGCCGTTCTGCTGGTGGCGCTTAGCACGTacggccgccggtgccgccacCCGGTGCTGCGCCTAATCCTTTGgggcgcctccaccgccttcATCCCCCTCACCTCCACCGTCATCTCCTCCTTGCTGTCGAGGAGGGATGCGCTAAAAGACAGTCTGTGCAAAACCAAAGAGCAGTGCCCGGAAGTGGCCTCCGGCAAGGGGAGCCCGGAGGTCCAGACCATGTGGACGCTCATCCTGTGGACGCtcctcatcctcatcatcaAGGGCAACGCCGAcaccgccgcggccacctccgccgcgacCTCCGTATCCCCTTCTTCCAGCGACACCGGCGTCGACGGCCAGAATGTCCGGACCCCCGTGGAGCTCGTCGTCACGTACGTAATCCTGGGTGGCCTTATCGTCCTCTGCTTTCCGGAAGCCGGTTGGCTGGGCGTTACAGGAAAAGGCATCTTCCTCGTGCTCTGCGTGCTCGGCTTTGCCAAGTTCGTGCTCAAGGTGGCCGTCTTCTTTATGGCGAGAGGCTCGTACGCGGTCGGCAAGAACGCCCGGCTCGTCTCCGGTTACATGGCCCAGCTCGTCGAAGACGGCGCTGAGGAAGGCTACGGGCATGTGCCTCCTTACCTCGTCACGGGGGAGAGCAAGGAACACGTGGAGGAAAAACCTCACGGGTTTCGCGTCAAGGGCGAAGCTCTGAAGGACAAGCTCAGCTCCCTCGTGACGCTCAGCCGCGTGTGGCAGCTGTCGGATCACGGCGGCGGACTCCTCGCCAAGCGGCGGGAGCTGAGGGACCTCTGCCTCTCCTTCGCCCTGTTCAAGaatctccggcggcggctctcGGGTTACCCCCTGGCCGAGGAAGGGTCAAGCAACGCGCTCGACTTCGTGCTCAGAGGCATGGACTCATCATCTGCCGTTGCCGCCGACGGCAGCAAAGGAAATGCCGCGGATGCCGACCGGGTGTTCAGAGTCCTCGTGGACGAGCTCTGGTTTGCAAGTGACTTCTACTATTCCCCGCTCCCGTTGTGCTCGTTCCGCGGGTGGTGCGCCGTCCTCAACTACATCCTCTCCGTCCTGGTCGTCGCCGTAGCTATCGGCGTAGGATGGGTTTTTACAGTCCACAGAGTGATCGTTTTCACCGAAGCTCCCGAAGTTCCGGGCAAGCCGAATCTCCCGGTGCCGACACCGGCGCAACAGGCTTACTTTGTTATCACGTGGTTCCTGCTGCTTGCCACCGTGCTGACCGAGACCTGGGAGATCATCGTCGGCCTGTGCTCCAACTGGACGAAGATGGCCTTGCTGGGCGACTACATCACACGCGAATACTCCCCCAGCGGCCAGAAGGCGCTGGAGGCGGTGCTGCGGTTCAGGCCGGCGAGCCGCTGGAGCGACAAGATCGGGCAGAACTCGGTGCTGGAGCCACGCCGGTTCGGGAGGCGGTCGGGGCTCTTCTCGGAGAAGTTCTACGGGCGCGCGGGGCTCATGAGGTCGGTCCAGATCTCGGCAGCCGCGAAGGACGCCGTGCTGAGGTCCGTGAAGAGCAGCTACGGCGGGATGAACAAAGGGATCAGCACCGGGGCGCGGCGGGTCGGGCTCGGCGGCAAGGTCGAttgggcctggcccaggcccagcAATTCCTTGGCCGAGAAAGGCTCCTCTGCGCTcggaagcagcagcacgacggAGCATATCCTGGCTTGCCACATCGGCACGAGGCTGTTCGAGATGAGGTACTCGCACGTCGCgggggcggccgcggcggcggacatggccgccgccagccaGCTGTCGTTCTACTGCGCGTacctggtggcggcggagccggGCTTGCTGCCGGACAACACGGCGTGGACGGAGAAACGGTacgaggaggtggcggagggCGTGAAGGCGGCGCTTGGGAAGGACGACGGTGGCCCCACCAGCGAGTCGACGGCGCAGAGGTACGGTCGGTATTTGAAGGAGCTCAAGAGGTCCCGCGACGAGGTGTTGTGGCGTGGAGCAGATCTCGGGAAGTCCCTGGTGGAGGCGTatgaggaggacgaggcggcggcgtggcggtTCCTGGCGGACTTCTGGTCGGAGATGGTGGTGTTCGTCGCGCCGTCGGAGAACGTCAAGGGCCACGTCGAGGCCTTGGGTCGCGGAGGGGAGTTCCTCACGCTCGTctgggcgctgctgctgcacgcCGGCGTCACGGATCGGCCCCAGGCACCTCACAGTATCCCGTAA